A section of the Streptomyces sp. Je 1-369 genome encodes:
- a CDS encoding protein kinase domain-containing protein: protein MSSQDGAQGRYAGRSLAGGRYQLRDLLGEGGMASVHLAYDTVLDRQVAIKTLHTELGREQSFRERFRREAQSVAKLTHTNIVSVFDTGEDDLDGTTMPYIVMEYVEGKPLGSVLDASVTQFGAMPTDQALKITADVLAALEISHEMGLVHRDIKPGNVMMTKRNVVKVMDFGIARAMQSGVTSMTQTGMVVGTPQYLSPEQALGRGVDARSDLYSVGIMLFQLTTGRLPFEADSPLAIAYAHVQEEPVAPSSINRSLPPAVDAIVARALKKNPNERFPTAEAMRDECLRVAQSFQAAAPSIVPGAQTASGAGVGSAVFPPVDTSMPQSGAVQTPYQPGSYGPATPSPAPTPGYGYPQQGGYQTPPPVNAYAPQQQGAHTPPPYNLSPQPATTASSVGPGGSGGSGGSGGGKRNMPVIVGSIVVALIAVGGLITALTLSGDDGKEPTDDKSKQPVAGHKGPNRTMTMETEKCTDPEVGYNDEEKIKVPDFTFKDWKSVLSCLQSAGWQHDKRSVDENAYGEDTVMRQTPKEGTEVDPKGLEIQFDVSSGNPA, encoded by the coding sequence ATGAGCAGCCAGGACGGCGCACAGGGGCGGTACGCGGGGCGTTCGCTGGCCGGTGGCCGCTACCAACTGCGCGATCTGCTCGGCGAGGGCGGCATGGCCTCCGTGCATCTCGCGTACGACACCGTCCTGGACCGCCAGGTCGCCATCAAGACACTGCACACCGAACTCGGCCGCGAACAGTCCTTCCGCGAGCGCTTCCGCCGCGAGGCCCAGTCGGTGGCGAAGCTCACGCACACGAACATCGTGTCGGTCTTCGACACGGGTGAAGACGACCTTGATGGCACGACGATGCCGTACATCGTCATGGAGTACGTCGAGGGCAAGCCGCTCGGCTCCGTGCTCGACGCGTCCGTCACCCAGTTCGGTGCGATGCCGACCGACCAGGCGTTGAAGATCACCGCGGACGTCCTCGCGGCCCTGGAGATCAGCCACGAGATGGGCCTGGTCCACCGCGACATCAAGCCGGGCAACGTCATGATGACCAAGCGCAACGTCGTGAAGGTCATGGACTTCGGCATCGCCCGCGCCATGCAGTCGGGCGTCACCTCCATGACGCAGACCGGCATGGTCGTCGGCACCCCGCAGTACCTCTCCCCCGAGCAGGCCCTCGGCCGCGGCGTCGACGCCCGCTCGGACCTGTACTCCGTCGGCATCATGCTGTTCCAGCTGACCACCGGACGACTGCCGTTCGAGGCGGACTCGCCGCTCGCCATCGCGTACGCGCACGTCCAGGAGGAGCCGGTCGCTCCCTCCTCCATCAACCGCTCCCTGCCGCCGGCCGTCGACGCGATCGTCGCCCGCGCGCTGAAGAAGAACCCGAACGAGCGTTTCCCCACCGCCGAGGCCATGCGCGACGAGTGCCTGCGCGTCGCCCAGTCCTTCCAGGCGGCGGCCCCGAGCATCGTGCCGGGCGCGCAGACCGCGAGCGGCGCGGGCGTCGGTTCGGCGGTCTTCCCGCCGGTCGACACGTCGATGCCGCAGAGCGGCGCCGTCCAGACGCCGTACCAGCCGGGTTCCTACGGCCCCGCCACCCCGTCCCCCGCACCCACGCCGGGCTACGGCTACCCGCAGCAGGGCGGCTACCAGACCCCGCCGCCCGTCAACGCGTACGCCCCGCAGCAGCAGGGCGCGCACACCCCGCCGCCGTACAACCTCTCGCCGCAGCCCGCCACGACGGCGTCGTCGGTCGGTCCGGGCGGCTCCGGGGGCTCGGGCGGCTCCGGCGGCGGCAAGCGGAACATGCCGGTGATCGTCGGCTCGATCGTCGTCGCGCTCATCGCCGTCGGCGGCCTGATCACCGCCCTGACGCTCAGCGGCGACGACGGCAAGGAACCCACCGACGACAAGTCGAAGCAGCCGGTGGCGGGTCACAAGGGTCCCAATCGGACCATGACCATGGAGACCGAGAAGTGCACCGACCCCGAGGTCGGGTACAACGACGAGGAAAAGATCAAGGTCCCCGACTTCACCTTCAAGGACTGGAAGTCGGTCCTGTCCTGCCTGCAGTCCGCCGGCTGGCAGCACGACAAGCGCTCGGTCGACGAGAACGCGTACGGCGAGGACACGGTCATGCGGCAGACCCCGAAGGAGGGCACGGAGGTCGACCCGAAGGGTCTGGAGATCCAGTTCGACGTGTCTTCGGGCAATCCTGCTTGA
- a CDS encoding alpha-ketoacid dehydrogenase subunit beta, with protein sequence MTTVAAKPATKPANKPATMAQALGRALRDSMAEDPSVHVLGEDVGALGGVFRVTDGLAAEFGEDRCTDTPLAEAGILGTAVGMAMYGLRPVVEMQFDAFAYPAFEQLISHVARMRNRTRGAMPLPITVRVPYGGGIGGVEHHSDSSEAYYIATPGLHVVTPATVSDAYGLLRASIASDDPVVFLEPKRLYWSKADWNPEAPQTVEPIGRAVVRRPGRSATLITYGPSVPVCLEAAEAARAEGWDLEVVDLRSLVPFDDETVAASVRRTGRAVVVHESGGFGGPGGEIAARVTERCFHHLEAPVLRVAGFDIPYPPPMLEKHHLPGVDRILDAVARLQWEADS encoded by the coding sequence ATGACCACGGTCGCGGCGAAGCCGGCCACCAAACCGGCCAACAAACCGGCCACCATGGCGCAGGCGCTCGGGCGCGCGCTGCGGGACTCGATGGCCGAGGACCCGTCCGTCCACGTCCTCGGAGAGGACGTCGGAGCGCTCGGCGGTGTCTTCAGGGTGACTGACGGGCTCGCCGCGGAGTTCGGCGAGGACCGCTGCACCGACACGCCCCTCGCCGAGGCCGGCATCCTCGGCACGGCGGTCGGCATGGCCATGTACGGGCTGCGGCCGGTCGTCGAGATGCAGTTCGACGCGTTCGCGTACCCGGCCTTCGAGCAGCTGATCTCGCACGTGGCGCGGATGCGCAACCGCACGCGGGGCGCGATGCCGCTGCCCATCACCGTGCGCGTGCCCTACGGCGGCGGCATCGGCGGCGTCGAGCACCACAGCGATTCCTCCGAGGCGTACTACATCGCGACGCCCGGCCTCCACGTCGTCACCCCCGCCACGGTGTCCGATGCCTACGGCCTGCTGCGCGCCTCCATCGCCTCCGACGACCCCGTCGTCTTCCTGGAGCCGAAGCGGCTGTACTGGTCGAAGGCCGACTGGAACCCGGAGGCCCCGCAGACCGTTGAACCGATAGGCCGCGCGGTGGTGCGCCGCCCCGGACGCAGTGCCACGCTCATCACGTACGGGCCGTCCGTGCCCGTCTGCCTGGAGGCGGCCGAGGCCGCCCGCGCCGAGGGCTGGGACCTCGAAGTGGTCGACCTGCGCTCCCTGGTGCCGTTCGACGACGAGACGGTCGCCGCGTCCGTGCGGCGGACCGGGCGGGCCGTCGTCGTCCACGAGTCCGGCGGCTTCGGAGGCCCCGGCGGCGAGATCGCCGCGCGCGTCACGGAGCGGTGCTTCCACCACTTGGAGGCGCCGGTGCTGCGGGTCGCGGGCTTCGACATCCCGTATCCGCCGCCGATGCTGGAGAAGCACCATCTCCCGGGCGTCGACCGGATCCTGGACGCGGTCGCGCGGTTGCAGTGGGAGGCGGACAGCTGA
- a CDS encoding NAD(P)H-quinone oxidoreductase, whose protein sequence is MYAITIPEPGGPEALVWAEVPDPVPGEGEVLVEVAASAVNRADLLQRQGFYNPPPGASPYPGLECSGRIAALGPGVSGWTVGDEVCALLSGGGYAEQVVVPAGQLLPVPDGVDLVTAAALPEVTSTVWSNVFMIAHLRPGETLLAHGGSSGIGTMAIQLAKAVGAKVAVTAGSKEKLAFCGELGADVLINYREQDFVEEIERATDGSGADVILDNMGAKYLDRNVRALAVNGRLAIIGMQGGAKGELNIGALLQKRAAVTATSLRGRPAAEKASIVAAVREHVWPLIGGGHVRPIVDQTVPMHDAAAAHRVLEESSHIGKVLLTR, encoded by the coding sequence ATGTATGCGATCACGATCCCCGAACCCGGTGGCCCCGAAGCGCTCGTCTGGGCCGAGGTCCCCGATCCCGTGCCCGGCGAGGGCGAGGTGCTCGTCGAGGTCGCGGCGAGCGCCGTCAACCGTGCCGATCTGCTGCAGCGGCAGGGCTTCTACAACCCGCCGCCCGGCGCCTCCCCGTACCCCGGCCTGGAGTGCTCGGGCCGCATCGCCGCGCTCGGCCCCGGCGTCTCCGGCTGGACGGTCGGCGACGAGGTGTGCGCACTGCTCTCCGGCGGCGGCTACGCCGAGCAGGTCGTCGTCCCGGCAGGCCAGCTGCTGCCCGTGCCCGACGGCGTCGACCTCGTCACGGCGGCCGCGCTGCCCGAGGTCACCTCGACCGTGTGGTCCAACGTCTTCATGATCGCCCACCTCAGGCCCGGCGAGACGCTGCTCGCGCACGGCGGGTCGAGCGGCATCGGCACCATGGCCATCCAGCTCGCCAAGGCCGTCGGCGCGAAGGTCGCCGTCACGGCGGGCAGCAAGGAGAAACTGGCGTTCTGCGGCGAACTGGGGGCCGACGTCCTCATCAACTACCGCGAGCAGGACTTCGTCGAGGAGATCGAGCGCGCCACGGACGGGTCCGGCGCGGACGTCATCCTCGACAACATGGGTGCGAAGTACCTCGACCGCAACGTGCGCGCCCTCGCCGTCAACGGCCGCCTCGCGATCATCGGCATGCAGGGCGGTGCCAAGGGCGAGCTGAACATCGGCGCGCTGCTCCAGAAGCGCGCCGCCGTCACCGCCACCTCGCTCCGCGGTCGCCCGGCGGCCGAGAAGGCGTCGATCGTCGCCGCCGTACGGGAGCACGTCTGGCCGCTCATCGGCGGGGGCCACGTGCGGCCCATCGTGGATCAGACCGTGCCGATGCACGATGCGGCGGCGGCGCACCGGGTCCTGGAGGAGAGCAGCCACATCGGCAAGGTGCTGCTCACGCGCTAG
- a CDS encoding potassium channel family protein, which translates to MKLPGHDAMARHPEEHHTTHRIKLPQRTVERPLRQVTRRLAMALFVLALTTFIVYIDRGGYHDNSDDRIDFLDAAYYATVTLSTTGYGDIVPYSDSARLTNILLITPLRVLFLIILVGTTLEVLTERTREEWRLSRWRSNLREHTVVVGFGTKGRSAIQTVCATGLKPEQIVVVDPSAKVIDAATAEGFAGVVGDATRSDVLLRAEVQRARQIIIATQRDDTAVLVALTARQLNRGAKIVAAVREEENAPLLRQSGADAVITSASAAGRLLGLSVLSPSAGMVMEDLIQQGSGLDLVERPVIKAEVGLNVRETDDLVVSVVRGHRVLGYDDPAVGKLELTDRLITIVRASPGTAVAPDIKPLRPN; encoded by the coding sequence GTGAAACTTCCCGGGCATGACGCCATGGCGCGTCACCCCGAAGAGCACCACACGACACACCGCATCAAACTGCCCCAGCGCACGGTCGAGCGTCCGTTGCGCCAGGTCACCCGCCGTCTCGCGATGGCGCTGTTCGTGCTGGCCCTGACGACGTTCATCGTCTACATCGACCGCGGCGGCTACCACGACAACTCGGACGACCGCATCGACTTCCTCGACGCCGCGTACTACGCGACGGTCACGCTCTCGACCACGGGGTACGGCGACATCGTCCCGTACAGCGACAGCGCGCGGCTCACCAACATTCTGCTGATCACGCCGTTGCGCGTGCTCTTCCTGATCATCCTGGTCGGCACCACTCTCGAAGTGCTCACGGAACGGACGCGCGAGGAATGGCGTCTGTCCCGCTGGAGGTCCAACTTGCGTGAACACACTGTTGTCGTCGGCTTCGGTACGAAGGGTCGTTCCGCGATCCAGACGGTCTGCGCGACCGGCCTGAAGCCGGAGCAGATCGTGGTCGTCGACCCCAGCGCCAAGGTGATCGACGCGGCCACGGCGGAGGGGTTCGCGGGTGTCGTCGGCGACGCGACGCGCAGCGATGTGCTGCTCCGTGCCGAGGTGCAGCGGGCCCGTCAGATCATCATCGCGACGCAGCGCGACGACACGGCGGTGCTGGTCGCTCTCACCGCGCGGCAGCTGAACCGCGGGGCGAAGATCGTGGCGGCGGTGCGGGAAGAGGAGAACGCTCCGCTGCTCCGTCAGTCCGGCGCGGACGCCGTGATCACCAGCGCCAGCGCGGCGGGCCGACTGCTCGGTCTCTCCGTGCTGAGCCCGAGCGCGGGCATGGTCATGGAGGACCTCATCCAGCAGGGCAGCGGCCTCGACCTCGTGGAGCGCCCGGTCATAAAGGCCGAGGTCGGGCTGAACGTGCGGGAGACGGACGACCTGGTGGTGAGCGTCGTACGCGGGCATCGCGTGCTCGGATACGACGACCCGGCGGTCGGAAAGCTGGAGTTGACGGACCGCCTGATCACGATCGTACGAGCGTCACCCGGCACGGCCGTCGCTCCGGACATCAAGCCGCTGCGTCCGAACTGA
- the pdhA gene encoding pyruvate dehydrogenase (acetyl-transferring) E1 component subunit alpha, which translates to MTVMEQRGAYRPTPPPAWQPRTDPAPLLPDAEPYRVLGTGAAEKVDPELLRLLYAELVRGRRYNTQATALTKQGRLAVYPSSTGQEACEIAAALALEERDWLFPSYRDTLAVVARGLDPASALTLLRGDWHTGYDPREHRIAPLSTPLATQLPHAVGLAHAARLKGDGVVALAMVGDGGTSEGDFHEALNFAAVWQAPVVFLVQNNGFAISVPLAKQTAAPSLAHKAVGYGMPGRLVDGNDAAAMHEVLSEAVARAREGGGPTLVEAVTYRMEAHTNADDATRYRQDTDVDAWRDHDPILLMERELTERGLLDDDMKRQVGDDAEAMAADLREHMNQEPVLDPMDLFTHVYAEQTSQLREQAAQLRAELEVASEEAEEEAR; encoded by the coding sequence ATGACGGTCATGGAGCAGCGGGGCGCCTACCGGCCCACCCCGCCCCCCGCTTGGCAGCCCAGGACCGACCCCGCGCCGCTGCTGCCGGACGCGGAGCCCTACCGCGTCCTGGGCACCGGCGCCGCCGAGAAGGTCGACCCGGAGCTGCTGCGACTGCTCTACGCGGAGCTCGTGCGCGGCCGTCGGTACAACACGCAGGCGACGGCGCTGACGAAGCAGGGCAGGCTCGCGGTCTACCCCTCGAGCACCGGGCAGGAGGCGTGCGAGATCGCCGCCGCCCTCGCGTTGGAGGAGCGGGACTGGCTCTTTCCCAGTTACCGGGACACGCTCGCCGTGGTCGCCCGCGGGCTCGACCCCGCGAGCGCGCTGACGCTGCTGCGCGGCGACTGGCACACCGGGTACGACCCGCGCGAGCACCGCATAGCGCCGTTGAGCACGCCTCTTGCGACCCAGCTCCCGCACGCCGTGGGCCTCGCGCACGCGGCCCGGCTCAAGGGCGACGGCGTGGTCGCCCTCGCCATGGTCGGTGACGGCGGCACCAGTGAGGGCGACTTCCACGAGGCGCTGAACTTCGCCGCGGTGTGGCAGGCCCCCGTCGTCTTCCTCGTACAGAACAACGGCTTCGCGATCTCCGTGCCGCTCGCCAAGCAGACCGCGGCGCCGTCCCTGGCCCACAAGGCCGTGGGGTACGGCATGCCGGGCCGCCTGGTCGACGGCAACGACGCGGCGGCGATGCACGAGGTGCTGAGCGAAGCGGTCGCCCGCGCGCGTGAGGGCGGCGGCCCGACGCTCGTCGAGGCGGTCACGTACCGCATGGAGGCGCACACGAACGCCGACGACGCGACGCGCTACCGCCAGGACACCGACGTCGACGCCTGGCGCGACCACGACCCGATCCTGCTCATGGAGCGGGAGCTGACGGAGCGCGGACTTCTGGACGACGACATGAAACGGCAGGTGGGCGACGACGCCGAGGCCATGGCCGCCGACCTGCGCGAGCACATGAACCAGGAGCCCGTGCTCGACCCCATGGACCTCTTCACGCACGTGTACGCCGAGCAGACCTCGCAGCTGAGGGAGCAGGCGGCACAGTTGCGGGCCGAGCTCGAAGTGGCCTCGGAAGAGGCCGAGGAGGAAGCCCGATGA
- a CDS encoding NTP transferase domain-containing protein yields the protein MTTNVTTKEGGPYDAVVLAGGGAARLGGADKPGVRVGGRALLDRVLAACSGAGTTVVVAAPRPTVRPVVWAREEPAGGGPLAALDAGLARTTAERVVVLSADLPFLGAQTVSRLLAALAGSGADGAVLTDPEGRDQPLVAAYRRAALLREIAALDGRGSDGGGGHDGRGSHGGGGLAGLPLRRLTGRLSLTRVADPLAAFDCDTWDDIASARARIREHGNVLDEWISAVKDELGIELDVDTGALLDLARDAAHGVARPAAPLTTFLVGYAAAQAAARGGAAGGAETVAGAVAEATRKAAALAARWADEDQQDAKPGTPAPGSAQSGSAMPGSAQSGSAKPGPPQPGPPQSGSPKPGTAPATPPVAG from the coding sequence GTGACCACGAATGTGACCACGAAAGAGGGCGGCCCGTACGACGCCGTCGTGCTCGCCGGGGGCGGCGCCGCCCGGCTCGGCGGCGCGGACAAGCCGGGGGTGCGGGTCGGCGGCCGTGCGCTGCTCGACCGGGTGCTCGCGGCGTGCTCCGGCGCCGGTACGACCGTCGTGGTGGCCGCGCCCCGGCCGACCGTGCGCCCCGTCGTCTGGGCGCGCGAGGAGCCCGCGGGCGGTGGCCCCCTGGCCGCGCTCGACGCGGGGCTCGCGCGCACGACGGCGGAGCGGGTGGTCGTGCTCTCCGCCGACCTGCCGTTCCTGGGCGCGCAGACCGTGAGCCGACTCCTCGCCGCGCTGGCCGGGAGCGGGGCGGACGGCGCGGTCCTCACCGACCCCGAAGGCCGCGACCAGCCACTCGTCGCGGCCTATCGGCGTGCCGCGCTCCTGCGGGAGATCGCCGCGCTCGACGGACGGGGCAGCGACGGGGGCGGCGGGCACGACGGACGGGGCAGCCACGGGGGCGGCGGGCTCGCCGGGTTGCCGTTGCGGCGGCTCACCGGGCGGCTCTCCCTCACCCGGGTCGCCGACCCCCTCGCCGCTTTCGACTGCGACACCTGGGACGACATCGCCTCCGCCCGGGCGCGGATCAGGGAGCATGGCAACGTGTTGGATGAATGGATTTCCGCAGTCAAGGACGAGCTGGGCATCGAGCTCGACGTCGACACCGGCGCCCTCCTGGACCTCGCTCGCGACGCCGCGCACGGCGTGGCCAGGCCCGCGGCACCGCTGACCACGTTCCTCGTCGGGTACGCGGCGGCGCAGGCCGCGGCGCGCGGCGGAGCGGCCGGTGGTGCTGAAACGGTGGCCGGGGCGGTGGCCGAGGCGACGCGCAAGGCCGCGGCTCTCGCGGCGCGCTGGGCGGACGAGGACCAGCAGGACGCGAAACCCGGCACCCCAGCGCCCGGCTCCGCGCAATCCGGTTCCGCGATGCCTGGCTCCGCGCAGTCAGGCTCCGCCAAGCCCGGCCCCCCTCAGCCCGGCCCCCCGCAGTCAGGCTCCCCCAAGCCCGGCACCGCGCCCGCCACGCCTCCGGTCGCCGGATGA
- a CDS encoding molybdopterin molybdotransferase MoeA produces the protein MTGQPVSDAELDEALALVNGHRDAHDAPNSHNGPHAHNGPNPSNAPENPAPRPSSPPAPAPPSPAAPPSIPAARDTISWSAARARAERAAPGPGTEPVDVPLHRALGLILAAPLTALTDLPSFDTSAMDGWVVGGPGPWTVRADGILAGHARPEALSDGEAVRIATGARIPQDATAVLRSEHGRTDDKGRLHALRDVVTGQDIRPRGQECRNGEHLMPAGALVTPAVLGLAAAAGYDALPVFRRPRAEVLVLGDELLTDGLPRDGLIRDALGPMLPPWLHALGAEVTAVRRLGDDAEALRDAITSSTADLIVTTGGTASGPVDHVHPILRRIGAELLVDGVAVRPGHPMLLARVGPGRHLVGLPGNPLAAVSGLLTLAEPLLRTLSGRAAGCGGPSTYTAPLRDAVQGHPHDTRLVPVALRAERAVPLHFNGPAMLRGIAAADGLAVVPPGGAREGRELEVLDLPWAVPEVGTGTGAGAALYGGPIDGGSTGRSEDSGPGDGAAVDGEERFT, from the coding sequence ATGACCGGGCAGCCCGTGTCGGACGCAGAGCTCGATGAGGCGCTCGCCCTGGTGAACGGACACCGTGACGCCCACGATGCCCCCAACTCCCACAACGGCCCCCACGCCCACAACGGCCCCAACCCCTCCAACGCCCCCGAAAACCCCGCCCCCCGGCCGTCCTCGCCACCCGCACCGGCCCCGCCCTCCCCAGCAGCCCCGCCCTCCATCCCCGCCGCCCGCGACACCATCTCCTGGTCCGCCGCCCGCGCCCGCGCCGAGCGGGCCGCCCCCGGGCCCGGCACCGAACCCGTCGACGTACCGCTGCACCGGGCGCTCGGCCTGATCCTCGCCGCGCCGCTCACCGCCCTCACGGACCTGCCGTCCTTCGACACCTCGGCGATGGACGGCTGGGTCGTCGGAGGACCCGGCCCCTGGACCGTACGGGCCGACGGGATTCTCGCCGGGCATGCCAGGCCGGAGGCCCTCTCCGACGGCGAGGCGGTCCGTATCGCGACGGGCGCCCGCATCCCGCAGGACGCCACCGCGGTGCTGCGCAGCGAGCACGGCAGGACCGACGACAAGGGCAGGCTGCATGCCCTGCGCGACGTGGTCACCGGGCAGGACATCCGGCCGCGCGGCCAGGAGTGCCGTAACGGCGAACACCTCATGCCCGCGGGCGCCCTGGTGACCCCCGCCGTGCTCGGTCTGGCCGCGGCCGCCGGGTACGACGCTCTGCCGGTGTTCCGCAGGCCCCGCGCCGAAGTCCTCGTCCTCGGCGACGAGTTGCTGACGGACGGCCTTCCGCGCGACGGGCTCATCCGGGACGCGCTCGGCCCGATGCTGCCGCCGTGGCTGCACGCGCTGGGCGCCGAGGTAACCGCAGTCCGGCGGCTCGGCGACGACGCCGAGGCCCTGCGCGACGCGATCACCTCGTCCACCGCCGACCTGATCGTCACCACCGGCGGCACCGCGTCGGGTCCGGTCGACCACGTCCACCCCATCCTGCGCCGGATCGGCGCGGAACTGCTCGTGGACGGTGTCGCGGTGCGCCCAGGGCACCCCATGCTGCTGGCCCGCGTCGGGCCGGGGCGGCACCTCGTGGGCCTGCCGGGCAACCCGCTCGCCGCCGTATCCGGACTGCTCACGCTGGCCGAACCCCTGCTGCGTACGCTCTCCGGCCGTGCGGCGGGCTGCGGCGGGCCGTCCACGTACACCGCTCCCCTGCGCGACGCCGTCCAGGGGCACCCGCACGACACCCGTCTCGTTCCCGTCGCCCTGCGCGCCGAGCGTGCCGTGCCGCTGCACTTCAACGGGCCCGCGATGCTGCGCGGGATCGCGGCGGCGGACGGGCTCGCCGTCGTGCCGCCCGGCGGGGCGCGGGAGGGCAGGGAGTTGGAGGTTCTCGACCTGCCGTGGGCCGTTCCCGAGGTGGGCACCGGAACGGGTGCGGGCGCGGCTTTGTACGGTGGTCCGATTGACGGGGGCTCAACCGGCCGAAGCGAGGACAGTGGGCCCGGGGATGGGGCAGCCGTAGACGGCGAGGAGCGTTTCACGTGA
- a CDS encoding dihydrolipoamide acetyltransferase family protein, whose protein sequence is MAQVLEFKLPDLGEGLTEAEVVRWLVEVGDVVVVDQPVVEVETAKAMVEVPCPYGGVVTARFGEEGTELPVGAPLLTVAVGAGSGGAASGGAVPDGSVPDGSVSGWAPEEPAERALQTAAERAAAERVAEESSGNVLVGYGTAAAPARRRRVRAVRVSAPPAATPAAPTPAAPVPAASSPVASSPVAAAPIAPAPATPASDGPVPVISPLVRKLARENGVDLRSLVGSGPEGLILRADVESVVEAGRAVAQAGTSDDERTRAIEAAVLEDDELIRAGRHEARQSVAAGKEPRKAGPESRHRLTGLRGLVADKMSRSRREIPEATCWVDADATELLAARKAMNDAMTDRDGQKVSLLALLARISVAALARFPALNSSVDMEAREVRQFADIHLGFAAQTPRGLVVPVVRHSQARSTDSINAELIRLTESARAGTLTPGELTGGTFTLNNYGVFGVDGSTPIINHPEAAMLGVGRIVPKPWVHQGELAVRHVVQLSLTFDHRVCDGGTAGGFLRYVADCVEQPAVLLRSV, encoded by the coding sequence ATGGCCCAGGTCCTTGAATTCAAGCTGCCCGACCTCGGGGAAGGGCTGACGGAGGCGGAAGTCGTCCGCTGGCTCGTCGAGGTCGGCGACGTCGTGGTCGTGGACCAGCCGGTCGTCGAAGTCGAGACGGCCAAGGCGATGGTCGAGGTGCCGTGTCCCTACGGAGGCGTGGTCACGGCCCGCTTCGGCGAGGAGGGCACGGAACTGCCGGTGGGGGCGCCGCTGTTGACGGTCGCGGTGGGTGCGGGGTCTGGCGGGGCGGCCTCAGGCGGGGCGGTTCCGGATGGTTCGGTTCCGGATGGTTCGGTTTCGGGCTGGGCGCCTGAGGAACCTGCTGAGCGGGCTCTTCAGACGGCCGCGGAGCGTGCTGCCGCGGAGCGGGTCGCCGAGGAGTCCTCCGGGAACGTGCTGGTCGGGTACGGGACGGCTGCGGCGCCCGCGCGGCGGCGTCGGGTGCGGGCCGTGCGGGTCTCCGCCCCGCCTGCGGCCACGCCCGCCGCTCCGACGCCCGCTGCTCCGGTTCCGGCCGCGTCTTCTCCCGTCGCGTCTTCTCCCGTCGCGGCGGCTCCCATCGCGCCTGCCCCCGCCACCCCCGCTTCCGATGGGCCGGTTCCGGTGATCTCCCCGCTCGTGCGCAAGCTGGCGCGGGAGAACGGTGTGGACCTGCGCAGTCTGGTGGGGTCCGGGCCGGAGGGGCTGATCCTGCGGGCGGACGTCGAGTCCGTCGTCGAGGCGGGCCGGGCGGTGGCGCAGGCCGGGACGTCCGACGACGAGCGCACACGGGCGATCGAGGCAGCCGTTCTGGAGGACGACGAGCTGATCCGCGCGGGGCGGCACGAGGCGCGGCAGAGCGTGGCGGCCGGGAAGGAGCCGCGCAAGGCGGGCCCTGAGTCCCGGCATCGCCTGACCGGACTCCGCGGGCTCGTCGCCGACAAGATGTCCCGCAGTCGTCGTGAGATACCGGAGGCGACCTGCTGGGTCGACGCCGATGCGACCGAGCTGCTGGCGGCCCGCAAGGCCATGAACGACGCGATGACGGACCGCGACGGCCAGAAGGTGTCGCTGCTCGCGCTCCTCGCGCGGATCAGCGTGGCTGCCCTGGCCCGCTTCCCGGCGCTCAACTCCTCCGTGGACATGGAGGCGCGTGAGGTGCGGCAGTTCGCCGACATCCACCTCGGCTTCGCCGCGCAGACCCCGCGCGGCCTTGTCGTCCCCGTGGTGCGGCACTCCCAGGCGCGGTCGACCGACTCGATCAACGCGGAGCTGATCCGGCTCACGGAGTCGGCGCGCGCGGGAACGCTCACGCCGGGGGAGCTCACCGGCGGCACCTTCACGCTCAACAACTACGGGGTGTTCGGGGTCGACGGTTCCACGCCGATCATCAACCACCCCGAGGCGGCCATGCTCGGCGTGGGCCGGATCGTGCCCAAGCCGTGGGTGCATCAGGGCGAGTTGGCCGTGCGGCACGTCGTGCAGTTGTCGCTCACGTTCGACCACCGGGTGTGCGACGGCGGTACGGCGGGTGGCTTCCTGCGGTACGTGGCGGACTGTGTCGAGCAGCCGGCGGTGTTGCTGCGGTCGGTATGA
- a CDS encoding bacterial proteasome activator family protein, translating to MEMPRNERSPESPQVLVVGQDGMALGGGGDDESREVPVTEMVEQPAKVMRIGSMIKQLLEEVRAAPLDEASRVRLKEIHASSVKELEDGLAPELVEELERLSLPFTEEATPSDAELRIAQAQLVGWLEGLFHGIQTTLFAQQMAARAQLESMRRALPPGMGGGEEEDEGGGLAGRTGGPYL from the coding sequence ATGGAGATGCCGAGGAACGAACGGTCGCCGGAGAGCCCCCAGGTCCTGGTCGTGGGCCAGGACGGAATGGCACTCGGTGGTGGCGGAGACGACGAATCCCGCGAGGTCCCGGTGACGGAGATGGTCGAACAGCCGGCCAAGGTGATGCGCATCGGCAGCATGATCAAGCAGCTGCTCGAAGAAGTGCGGGCGGCTCCTCTCGACGAGGCGAGCCGGGTCCGCCTCAAGGAGATCCACGCCAGCTCGGTCAAGGAGCTGGAGGACGGCCTCGCCCCCGAGCTGGTCGAGGAGCTGGAGCGGCTCTCCCTGCCCTTCACCGAGGAGGCGACGCCGAGCGACGCGGAGCTGCGGATCGCGCAGGCTCAGCTGGTCGGCTGGCTGGAGGGCCTCTTCCACGGGATCCAGACGACGCTGTTCGCGCAGCAGATGGCGGCGCGGGCCCAGCTCGAGTCCATGCGGCGGGCGCTGCCGCCGGGTATGGGCGGCGGCGAGGAGGAGGACGAGGGCGGCGGCCTCGCGGGCCGCACGGGAGGCCCTTACCTGTAG